AGCCAGGGCCCGAATCTGATGCGGTCGGCGACCGCGCCCGAGATCAAGGCCACCGTGATGATCGCGAACATCGCCTGGAATCCGACGAACGCCAGGGTGGGAATGTCACCGGACAGCGAGTCCGGACTCCAGAGGCCGTTGAGGCCGAAGTATTCCAGCGGGTCGCCGAGCAGGCCGAGGCCCACGTCGTCGCCGAATGCCATGGAATAGCCGAAGAGCACCCACAGGATGCCGACGACCCCCATGCTCCCGAGGCTCATCATGATCATGTTCAGCACGCTCTTCGAGCGAACCATGCCACCGTAGAAGAAAGCCAGCCCTGGGGTCATGAGCATCACCAAGGCCGCGCTGGTGAGCACCCACGCGGTATTGCCGCTATCCATCTCGCCTCCGTTCGTGCCGACGCTTCGGCCAAGGTTCGAACCGGGGCGTTTCGGCATGTGTCCTCCGACGTTGCCCATACGTGAAATACCTTCACGCTTGGTTACGGGAAGGTTTCCGCCGCCTGGCGAACATCGACGTGACGGGGGGCGAGACGGAGCGAGCGGACCGGGCAAGGTTACGGAATGCTCACGGCTGAACGGGAAGTCCTTCTCTCTCTCGGCCGCGATCCCGCAAGGTCACGGCTCGACGGAGCCTCGTGCCGCAAGACGAGGCGCGGCGCCCCCGTGGGGACACCGCGCCTCCTCATTCCGTGACGGCCTAGACGGCCCAGTACCAGGACCGAGAGCCGTAGGAGTACTCCGCACGGCTGTCGACATGGGTGAACGTGTTGTAGCGGATGATCCCGGAGAAGCCCGAGCTCTGGCTGTAACCGATGGTCTGGCTCACCGAACGACCGCTGATGACGATGTCGGCCGCGATGCCGTACATGTGCTGGCTGTTGGACGCGCCGCCGACGGCCGCGTTGTGCGAGACGCTGCGGAAGCCGGAGTTGATCGTGATCGGCCGGTCACCCGACTTCTTGCGAACAGCCTCCAGCTTGTACATCAGCCTGCGGACGTTCTCTCGTACCGTGGAGGCGCCGACGCGCCCATTGTTGAATGCCGAACCATCCTTGGAGTGGAATTCCGAGAAGTTGAAGTGCCGGGTCGATCCGTCCGACGCCTCCAACCAGTTGAGTCGGGACTGCGTGGCCGGGCCGACCACGCCGTCGATGCCCAGTCCGTACGCTGCCTGGAAACGACGAACCGCGCCCTGAGTGGCGGGGCCGAAGTCACCGTCGATGGCCAGCGCGGTACGTGAAGCGCTTGCGGCCGCGTACCCGGCCACCCGAATCTGTAGTTCGCGGACGTCGGCGCCGCTGTCGCCCTGTCGAAGAGTCCTCGTCCAGTTGTAGGCGTGCGCCTCTGGCGCACTCACGACACTCACGGTGCCCATGGTCATCACCAGCGCGGCGAGCAGGACGCTCATTCGTACGAGCAGTCTCAGCATCGTCGTTCTCCTTCCACCCAGTATCCGGCGGCGCAGGGGCCGTCCATTGCTCACCGTGCCGATTTCTCGGCGAAATAAACAGAGGGTAAGAGAAGAATTCACGTACTCGGCGCCGGACTTCGGCTGGACGGATCAGCGATGCATCGGTGGACGGACCAGCCCACTGCGCCGGGCGGCCGCCGGTTCTACGACCGTTGGCTTCGGGACGCACCGCCGAGTGGACGTCCGGACCGGTGCGCCGAGGAACGGCTCCGGGCGTCTCGGGCAGCCGAACGGTTCCCGCACGCTCGGCAGGCGCCGGCCGAACGCGCCCACCCGGGGAGCGCGGGCCCCTGTGACGTGGCGGCCGCAGGGGCACGGACGCCGCGCCGTGCCCGCGGGCCTCGGCAGGTGTCGCCGCCCCGCTGAGAAGCCTACTTGGGACGGACACCCGACCGTCGCCGCAGGCGGCCGATCGACCGACTGAAGCACGGCGGGAGAAGGGGTTCGGCGGGACTGCGGCGCGGTGGGAATCGAGGCACAGCAGGGCCGGCATCCCGGCGCCGCACGTGAGTCATGCCAGCCCGCGTTCTGCCGTCCCCCGCGTCGACCACGGGCCGCCAGGGCCGACGAGCCGGCCGGTCGGGCCGCGCGCGACGCCCGGCTCGGCGGCCCGGCCCGGCAGTGCAGCCCGGCGGCCCGGTCGAGGGCACCCGGTCGAGCGCGGCGACCCAGCCGAGCAGGAGTGCCTAGCCGAGCAGCGCGTCGACGAAGGCGGCGGGCTCGAACGGCGCGAGGTCATCCGGGCCTTCGCCGAGGCCGACGAGCTTGACCGGAACGCCCAGCTCCCGCTGCACCTGGAAGACGATCCCGCCCTTCGCCGTGCCGTCGAGCTTGGTGAGGACGATGCCGGTCACGTCGACGACCTCGGCGAAGACCCTCGCCTGGGTGAGCCCGTTCTGTCCGGTCGTCGCGTCCAGGACGAGCAGCACCTCGTCCACCTCGGACTGCTTCTCGACGACCCGCTTGACCTTGCCCAGCTCGTCCATCAGGCCGGACTTGGTGTGGAGTCTGCCCGCGGTGTCCACCAGGACCGCGTCCGCGCCCGCGGTGGTGCCCTGCCGGACCGCGTCGAATGCGACGCTGGCCGGGTCGGCGCCCTCGCGGCCCCGTACCACCTGCGCGCCGACTCTGGTGCCCCAGGTGGCGAGCTGATCGGCGGCGGCGGCTCGGAAGGTGTCGGCCGCGCCGAGCACCACCTGTCTGCCGTCGGCGACCAGCACCCTGGCGAGCTTGCCGGTGGTGGTGGTCTTGCCGGTGCCGTTGACGCCCACCACGAGCAGGACCGCGGGCCTCCCGCTGTGCGGCAGCGCCTGGACGGAACGCTCCATCTCCGGCCGGAGCGATTCGATCAACACCTCGGCCAGCAGCTCCCTGACCTGCGCGGCCGTCCGCACCCCTCGCGAGGCGATGCGTTCACGGAGCTTGCCGACGATCTCGGTGGTCGTCACGGCGCCGAGGTCGGCGAGGAGCAGGGTGTCCTCGACCTCGGTCCAGGAGTCCTCGTCGAGGTCGCCCGCACCGAGCAGGCCGAGCAGACCCTGCCCCAGGGCCGAGCGGCTGCGCGCCAGCCTGCCGCGCAGCCGTTCGAGGCGCCCTTCGGTCGGTGCGATCTCCTCGATCTCGGCGGTGGCAGGCGGTGCCTGCGTGGCCTCCGGGGGCGCGGTCTGTGCGGGAACGGGAGCCGTCGGCGGCTCGGCGGGCTGCGCGGGCACCGGAGTGGTGGGCGGCTCGGCGGGCTGCGCGGGCACCGGGGTCGTCGGCGGCTCGACGCGGACGTCGGGATCGGCGGTCTGTGTGTCGGCATCGGACGTACGGCCCGTCTGCTCGACGGCGGGGGCCTCGGGCGCTGCCGCGGTCTCCGTCGAAGCCCCGGTGTCCGCAGGGGTCGCCGTGTCCGCAGGGGTCGCCGTGTCCGCCGCCGGCGGCAGGGTCACGTCGACGATGCCGCGCCGCCGGGAGTCCCTCGGCACCGCCGCGTCGTCGCCCACCCCGGGTTGGCCGTCGACCTCGGTGCGCTCGGCCGCGGTGCGCGCGGACAGACTGATCCCGCCGCCCGCCTGATAACCGCCGCCCCTCGGGCCTCGGGTCACCTCGTCCGCGGGGGCGCCCGACTCGCTCTCGCTCAGCCGGATGCGTCGGCGGCGGACGAGCGCCACCCCCGTGATCAGCGCGGCGGCGAGCACGACGAGAGCGATGACGAGAACCCAGATCAACGTGGTCGGCACGCGGTCATCCTCCCACCCGCCACGGCCTCGGGCGGGAACCGGCCTGGGCCGGTGTCGCGCCGCCGAACCGACTCACAGCTCTTGCGCAACACGCCGATGTGCTCTAGACCACAGCAGATGGATCGTTGTCGGGTCGTCGGTCTCAGTTCGGGCACGTCGATGGACGCCGTCGACGTGGTCGTCGCCGACCTCGCCCTGGAAGGCGAGACGGTGTCGTTGCGTCCGGCGGGCGGTCTGGGCGTGCCCTATCCGGCCGAGTTGCGCCGCGCCCTGGGGGCCGTGGTCGAGGAGGGCGACTGCTCGGCCCGACTGCTCTGCATGCTCGACACCCGGGTCGGACAGGTCTTCGCCGAGGCGGCGCTGCGGGCCATCGACGAGTACGGCGGCGGCCGGGCCGATCTCGTCGCCTCGCTCGGGCAGACGATCTACCACTGGATCGAGCCGGGATCGGCGGGAGCCGCGGATCGATGCCTGGGAACGCTTCAGCTCGGGTCGCCCGCCTGGATAGCCGAGGCGGTCGGTCTTCCCGTCGTCGCCGACCTCCGCACGAGAGACGTCGCCGCGGGAGGCCACGGCGCCCCGCTCGCCGGGCTCTTCGACCGGTACTGGATCGCGGGCCTCGTCGGTGACCGGCTCACCGATGACACGCCGATCGGTGTGCTGAACCTCGGCGGCATCGCGAATCTGACCGTGGCCGACGGCGCGGCGACCATCGCCTACGACGTCGGTCCGGCCAACGCCCTGCTCGACGCCGCCTGCGCCGACCTCGATCCGGCGGGTCCCGGCTACGACGTGGACGGCGGGCTCGCCGCGCGAGGACGTCCCGATCCCGGTCTGCTCGGCGAACTGCTCGCCGACCCCTACTACGCCGCCGCCCCGCCCAAGTCGACGGGCAAGGAGCACTTCAACGGCGCCTACCTGCGCGCCCGACAGTCGGCCCACCCGGCCGTCACCCCGGCGGACCTGCTGGCCACGCTGGTGGAACTGACCTCGGCGACGATCGGCGACGCCGTCCGAAGGCACGGGCTGTCCCGTGTCGTCGTCTCCGGCGGCGGTGCGCGGAATCCGACGCTGCTTCGAGCGCTGCGTGCTCGGCTCTCACCCGCCCGGTTGATCCTCAGCGATTCGCTGGGGATGCCCGGCGATGACAAGGAGGCCTATCTCACCGCGCTGCTCGGCTTCCTGACCTGGCACGGGCTCCCCGGCAACCTGCCGTCGGCCACCGGTGCCGTCGGGCCGAGGGTGCTCGGCTCGATCACTCCGGGAGCCGGCCCGCCGCGGCTGCCCGCACCCGGCGCCGAGCCCGTTCGCGCTCTGCGCATCGATCACGCCAGACCCGACCCCGGCCCGCACGCCGCGTACTGACCAGGAGACGTCATGCACACTCTGGACCTCGTCGTCATCGTGGGCTATCTGGTCCTCATGCCGGTGCTCGGCGTGTTGATCGCGGGCAGACAACGATCCTCGGCGGACTACTTCGTCGGCGGCCGCAACCTGCCGTGGTGGGCGGTCTGCTTCTCGGTCGTGGCCACGGAGACCTCCACGCTGACCGTGATCAGCGTGCCGACCGTCGCCTACCTGGGCTCGTTCACCTACCTCCAGCTGGCGATCGGCTATCTCATCGGTCGGATCGTGGTGGCCTTCGTCCTGCTGCCCCGGTACTACGCGGGAAACCTGGTCAGCGCCTATGCGTTCCTCGGGAAGCGCTTCGGACGAGGATTGCAGGGCACCGCGTCGGTGACCTTCATGGTGACCAGGCTCCTCGCCGACGGCGTGCGACTGTTCGCCACCTCCATCCCGGTGAAGCTGCTGTTGGACGCACTGGGCATGAACATCGCCTACTGGCAGATCATCCTGGGGCTGTCGCTGTTCACCGTCGTCTACACCTACCTGGGCGGCATCAAGGCGGTCATCTGGGTGGACGTGATCCAGATGACCGTCTACGTCGGCGGCGGGGTCGCGGCAGTCGGACTGCTGGCGAACGAACTCCCGGGCGACTGGTTCGGCGACGCCATGGAGGCGGGCAGGCTTCAACTGCTCGACTTCGGCTCGAACATCCTCACCAATCAGTACGCCTTCATCACCGCCGTCGTCGGCGGCGCGATCTTCGCGATGGCCTCGCACGGCGCCGATCAGCTCATGGTGCAGCGACTGCTGGCCTGCCGCGACGTGAAGGACAGTCAGAAGGCGTTGATCGCCAGCGGCGTCATCGTCTTCCTCCAGTTCGCGCTGTTCCTGCTGATCGGCGCGATGCTGTGGAGCTTCTACGGCGGCGCCGACCCGGCGGCGCTGGGGCTGGGCACCAACGACGAGCTGTTCCCGTCCTTCATCATCCAGGAGTTCCCGCCGGGGCTGGCCGGGCTGATGATCGCAGGGATCCTGGCCGCCGCGATGAGCACGCTGTCGTCCTCGCTGAACTCGCTGTCCACCTCCACCGTCTCGGATCTGTATCAACGCTTCACCAGGCGGCCGCTCTCCGACGCGACGATGCTGCGGCACGGCAAGGTCTGGACGATCATCTGGGCGCTCGTCTTCGTGGGCTTCGCCTCGATGTTCACCGCGACCTCGAACCCGGTGGTGGAGCTGGGTCTGAGCATCGCCAGCTACACCTACGGCGCCCTGCTCGGCGCCTTCGCGCTGGGCCTGCTGGTGCGCCGGGCCCGCCAGTCCGACGCCGTCGTCGCGTTCCTCACGACGATCGTCGTGGTCCTGTTCGTCGTGACCTTCGTACGGCTGCCCGGCGACGACGGCGAGCCGTCGCCGCTGGCCTTCCCGTGGTTCGCGCCGCTGGGCGTGGCGATCACGCTCCTGGTCGGCTGGCTGATGTCGCTGCGCGGTCCTCGGCCCGAGGCCGTCTCGCCGGAGCTCCCCCCGCGGCGCACGGGGCCGGGAGCGAGCGGACAGCCGACGGGCACGACGGCCGAGGCCGCCGAGGAGCCCGCCGAGGAGACGACCGAGAAGCGGAAGGGGGAGCCGGATCCGGTCGGCTGAGCGGCCGCCGCGCGACGAGCGGTGTGCGCAGGCACGGGGGCCGGTGTGCGTCCGGGGGCCGGTGTGCGTCCGGGGGGCGGTGTGCGTCCGGGGGGCGGTGTGCGCCTGCGCCGGGCGGCGGGCAGGATGACACGGATGAACAGCCAGGAGAACGCGGCCGAGCCGGACCTCGTGGTGCGCGACGCACCGGAACACGGTCGTTACGAGGCCTGGCTCGGCGCGGACCTCGCGGGCTTCGTCGACTACGCCGTAGACGGGACGGTGGTGTCGCTGTTGCACGCCGAGGTGGTCGAGCGGTTCGGCGGTCGGGGCGTCGGCGGCCGGATGGTCCGTCAGACCCTGGACGACGTGCGGGGGCGCGGGCTGCGGGTCCGACCGGTCTGCGGCTTCGTGGCGTCCTGGATCGCACGGCATCCCGACTACGCGGGTGTCGTGGCCGCACCGGAGCAGGAGTAGGGCCGGCGGTCGGGCGTGTCGGCGTCGCGGGCGGATTCCGGTGACGCGGCGGGCTCGTGTCGGTTGACTACGGGCACTCCCTTGCGATTCGCGGCTGTCTCGCCGATCAGGGCCCGCCCCCGCCGCGGGCTCCGACGATCCATTCGTGCCCGCCCGCCAGGTGCCCGATCAGTTCTTCGGTCTGTTCCGCGGTGAAGGCGATCTGGATGTTCTCCTCCTCGGTGAAGAACAACCCCAGGGACATCCGGCTGCGGTGAGGGGCGATGCGCAGGGCGACCGTGCCTCGCTCGGCGTGCGGGACGTCGAGGACGCCGGTGTCGCGAGCACGCAGCGCGGCGATCAGCTCCCCGATCGCGGCGGCGTCCAGGAGCACGGCGAAACGCGCGGTCGAGGCCAGTCGGAGGTACAGCAGTCGGCGATCCTCGGTCAGCTCGACCTGACTCGTGCAGTGTCCGGTCGTCAGGTCCTCACCCGTGACTCGACGGTAATAGGTGAAGGATCGCCGTGAATGCGCTGACATCGCCATCCTCACTTCTCCGCCGCAAAGCCCGGCGGTCCGATGGTTCGATCTTGTTTCCCGGGTCGAGCCACTGTGGCCGCCGGCGCTCACGCCGAAGAGCCTACGGGCTGGGCCACCCGTGCCGAAGGTCCGTGCATCGGGGTGAAATCATGTGCGATGGCACCTGGTGAGACAACCAGCTTGTCCGAAAATTTCAGCCAGACAAGTAGTTGACTGAACTTTTCGTGTGATTCACCCGATCGAGTGGCAGCACTCGACCCGGTCCTGTCCGTAAAGTCTCATCGGCGGCTCGACCGCCGCCCACTGGCGTGGTAGCGCGTCGCATTCGGAGGAAGGCGGTTCCCCGGCCCGGCACTCGCACGAAGTGCGGCGCCCGTGGCGAGCCCCGGTCTCGGTGATTCGGCATCGACGGAGTCTCCTCCGTCGAGGAGACGCGCCTGCCAGCGGAACGACCCCTCGTTGTTCTGCGTCTCGCCCAGTCGACAAGGAGGTACGGGTGGCAGCACCACCACGCGGCAACCCCACGGCACGACGACGTCAGCTCGCCCGCGAGCTTCGGCGACTGCGCGAGCAGGCTCAGCTGACCCTGGAGGCGGCGTCCCCGCTGTTGAACTTCTCCCCCGCGAAGCTGTCCAAGCTGGAGCGGGCCCAGCACGCCGCCCATCCCAACGACGTCACGGTGATGCTGCAGGCGTACAACGTCAGCGGCGAACGAGCCGACTCGCTCATCGCCCTGGCCAAGGAGGGCAGGCAGAAGGGCTGGTGGGAGATCTACGGCGATGCCGTGATCGACTGGTTCGAGGCCTATATCGGCCTGGAGTCGGACGCCACCTCCATTCACGCCTACGAGATCGACCTCGTCCCCGGACTGCTGCAGACCCAGGACTACGCCCGCTCGGTGATCCAGGTCTGGGAGAAGCCCACCGGGGAGGACGACGTCGTCAATCGACGCGCGCGACTGCGCACCGCGCGGCAGACCCGGCTCACCGAGGAGGAGCCGCTGGAGTTCCACGCGGTCATCGGTCAGGCCGCTCTCCATCAGCTCATCGGCGGCCCCGCGGTGATGCTCGCGCAGCTGGAGAGCCTCATCGCCAGCGCCGAGCTCGCCAACGTCACGGTCCAGGTGCTGCCCTTCTCCGCGGGCGCCCACAGCTCGCTGGGCACCGCCTACTCGATCCTGCGTTTCCCCGAGGGTGAGGACGACGTCGTCTACCTGGAGACGCTCTGCCGAGGTCTTTACGTGGAGGCACGCGACGACGTGGCTCGATACAACAGCAGCTTCGCGGATCTGCGCAGCACCGCGCTGAGCCCGGCGGATTCCGTCGAGTTGATGAGGAAGCTCGCCGCAGAGCTCACCGCCCACTCCTGAGATCGCCCCCAGCCTGCGACGCGGCAGGTGCGACGACGACATTCGCGACTTGTCGCTTCACACGACCGGGACACCCGTCGCGGATGGCACCACGAGGAGGACCCGAAAATGGGGCAGCTCTTTACCGCACGGACCTGGCGGAAGAGCAACCGCAGCAACGGCGCGGGAAACTGCGTCGAAGTCACCACGATCCGCGAGACGATCGGTGTGCGCGACTCGAAGAATCCCGACGGCCCGGTTCTGTGCTTCCCACTCGCCGAGTGGTCGGCATTCCTGGATCGGGTGGGCGAGAACTCGCGCGGCCGCGGATAGCCGAGGCCCGACGAGGCCCGTCCGGCCGGTCGGATCGGGCCGACGGCGGTTGTGCCGGGCGGCCGGGGCCGGGCTGGGCCGCCGGACAACGGCCGAGACCGGACGTCCCGGACCCGGCCTCGGCGCACGTCCGCGACTTGGGACCGCGGTACGGGACGACCGCCGCGCTGGACGCCGGTCGCTCGAGACGCACGGCCAAGGACGGACCGCCCGTGG
This genomic stretch from Actinoalloteichus hoggarensis harbors:
- the ftsY gene encoding signal recognition particle-docking protein FtsY encodes the protein MPTTLIWVLVIALVVLAAALITGVALVRRRRIRLSESESGAPADEVTRGPRGGGYQAGGGISLSARTAAERTEVDGQPGVGDDAAVPRDSRRRGIVDVTLPPAADTATPADTATPADTGASTETAAAPEAPAVEQTGRTSDADTQTADPDVRVEPPTTPVPAQPAEPPTTPVPAQPAEPPTAPVPAQTAPPEATQAPPATAEIEEIAPTEGRLERLRGRLARSRSALGQGLLGLLGAGDLDEDSWTEVEDTLLLADLGAVTTTEIVGKLRERIASRGVRTAAQVRELLAEVLIESLRPEMERSVQALPHSGRPAVLLVVGVNGTGKTTTTGKLARVLVADGRQVVLGAADTFRAAAADQLATWGTRVGAQVVRGREGADPASVAFDAVRQGTTAGADAVLVDTAGRLHTKSGLMDELGKVKRVVEKQSEVDEVLLVLDATTGQNGLTQARVFAEVVDVTGIVLTKLDGTAKGGIVFQVQRELGVPVKLVGLGEGPDDLAPFEPAAFVDALLG
- a CDS encoding anhydro-N-acetylmuramic acid kinase, with amino-acid sequence MDRCRVVGLSSGTSMDAVDVVVADLALEGETVSLRPAGGLGVPYPAELRRALGAVVEEGDCSARLLCMLDTRVGQVFAEAALRAIDEYGGGRADLVASLGQTIYHWIEPGSAGAADRCLGTLQLGSPAWIAEAVGLPVVADLRTRDVAAGGHGAPLAGLFDRYWIAGLVGDRLTDDTPIGVLNLGGIANLTVADGAATIAYDVGPANALLDAACADLDPAGPGYDVDGGLAARGRPDPGLLGELLADPYYAAAPPKSTGKEHFNGAYLRARQSAHPAVTPADLLATLVELTSATIGDAVRRHGLSRVVVSGGGARNPTLLRALRARLSPARLILSDSLGMPGDDKEAYLTALLGFLTWHGLPGNLPSATGAVGPRVLGSITPGAGPPRLPAPGAEPVRALRIDHARPDPGPHAAY
- a CDS encoding sodium:solute symporter, which translates into the protein MHTLDLVVIVGYLVLMPVLGVLIAGRQRSSADYFVGGRNLPWWAVCFSVVATETSTLTVISVPTVAYLGSFTYLQLAIGYLIGRIVVAFVLLPRYYAGNLVSAYAFLGKRFGRGLQGTASVTFMVTRLLADGVRLFATSIPVKLLLDALGMNIAYWQIILGLSLFTVVYTYLGGIKAVIWVDVIQMTVYVGGGVAAVGLLANELPGDWFGDAMEAGRLQLLDFGSNILTNQYAFITAVVGGAIFAMASHGADQLMVQRLLACRDVKDSQKALIASGVIVFLQFALFLLIGAMLWSFYGGADPAALGLGTNDELFPSFIIQEFPPGLAGLMIAGILAAAMSTLSSSLNSLSTSTVSDLYQRFTRRPLSDATMLRHGKVWTIIWALVFVGFASMFTATSNPVVELGLSIASYTYGALLGAFALGLLVRRARQSDAVVAFLTTIVVVLFVVTFVRLPGDDGEPSPLAFPWFAPLGVAITLLVGWLMSLRGPRPEAVSPELPPRRTGPGASGQPTGTTAEAAEEPAEETTEKRKGEPDPVG
- a CDS encoding D-Ala-D-Ala carboxypeptidase family metallohydrolase, translated to MLRLLVRMSVLLAALVMTMGTVSVVSAPEAHAYNWTRTLRQGDSGADVRELQIRVAGYAAASASRTALAIDGDFGPATQGAVRRFQAAYGLGIDGVVGPATQSRLNWLEASDGSTRHFNFSEFHSKDGSAFNNGRVGASTVRENVRRLMYKLEAVRKKSGDRPITINSGFRSVSHNAAVGGASNSQHMYGIAADIVISGRSVSQTIGYSQSSGFSGIIRYNTFTHVDSRAEYSYGSRSWYWAV
- a CDS encoding GNAT family N-acetyltransferase, translated to MNSQENAAEPDLVVRDAPEHGRYEAWLGADLAGFVDYAVDGTVVSLLHAEVVERFGGRGVGGRMVRQTLDDVRGRGLRVRPVCGFVASWIARHPDYAGVVAAPEQE
- a CDS encoding DUF397 domain-containing protein; translated protein: MGQLFTARTWRKSNRSNGAGNCVEVTTIRETIGVRDSKNPDGPVLCFPLAEWSAFLDRVGENSRGRG
- a CDS encoding helix-turn-helix domain-containing protein; its protein translation is MAAPPRGNPTARRRQLARELRRLREQAQLTLEAASPLLNFSPAKLSKLERAQHAAHPNDVTVMLQAYNVSGERADSLIALAKEGRQKGWWEIYGDAVIDWFEAYIGLESDATSIHAYEIDLVPGLLQTQDYARSVIQVWEKPTGEDDVVNRRARLRTARQTRLTEEEPLEFHAVIGQAALHQLIGGPAVMLAQLESLIASAELANVTVQVLPFSAGAHSSLGTAYSILRFPEGEDDVVYLETLCRGLYVEARDDVARYNSSFADLRSTALSPADSVELMRKLAAELTAHS